Proteins from a genomic interval of Sugiyamaella lignohabitans strain CBS 10342 chromosome C, complete sequence:
- the YOR1 gene encoding ATP-binding cassette transporter YOR1 (Plasma membrane ATP-binding cassette (ABC) transporter; multidrug transporter mediates export of many different organic anions including oligomycin; homolog of human cystic fibrosis transmembrane receptor (CFTR); GO_component: GO:0016021 - integral component of membrane [Evidence IEA,IEA]; GO_component: GO:0016021 - integral component of membrane [Evidence ISM] [PMID 12192589]; GO_component: GO:0016020 - membrane [Evidence IEA,IEA]; GO_component: GO:0005886 - plasma membrane [Evidence IDA] [PMID 9575223]; GO_function: GO:0005524 - ATP binding [Evidence IEA,IEA]; GO_function: GO:0016887 - ATPase activity [Evidence IEA]; GO_function: GO:0042626 - ATPase activity, coupled to transmembrane movement of substances [Evidence IEA]; GO_function: GO:0017111 - nucleoside-triphosphatase activity [Evidence IEA]; GO_function: GO:0000166 - nucleotide binding [Evidence IEA,IEA]; GO_function: GO:0008559 - xenobiotic-transporting ATPase activity [Evidence IDA,IMP] [PMID 23270647]; GO_process: GO:0006200 - ATP catabolic process [Evidence IEA]; GO_process: GO:0008152 - metabolic process [Evidence IEA]; GO_process: GO:0055085 - transmembrane transport [Evidence IEA]; GO_process: GO:0006810 - transport [Evidence IEA,IEA]; GO_process: GO:0042908 - xenobiotic transport [Evidence IDA,IMP] [PMID 23270647]), which yields MPLPRFSVLRALNSTFFYQWWSAGAFKIISDCAQAFTPLLSKKLIAFTMVREVDSSVSVGKGVGYAIGIVLLFMVNSFFLNVFFFRAMMTGAQARSVLSQAIYEKSLRLSGKARIHYTNGILTNLMSTDCHRIDFALQWLHFAWTFPVSIVICIVIVLTNIGASGLVGFALLFVCFFIVTYMAQVLGKIRKKVNKITDTRVSIMREILQAMKIIKFYSWEEAYEEKVAEVRRDEMHRIKIMHTARNLLNALFVSAPTLAGLVSFVTLSSTGGHLNPAAVFSSLTTFNITRMPLMFLPLAIMAGYDSFLAVNRIQDLLSAGEAEFYIEYNVDQDDAIAVKNGSFIWEKDDAKKEGDDSESDGDSTSADKYHAKSQPSKADEDETNALTPAESINAQARSVQDVPAPGVVEPIDHLTESANAVSDSEVEQFNGFSGLDLTVANGEFVIVTGTIGSGKSSLLAAIAGGMRKLDGSVTLNGQLAFCGQQWVQNATVRDNITFGKPFDEEWYKEVIYACSLNRDLEILPAGDQTEVGERGITISGGQKARINLARAVYWNADIILLDDVLSAVDAHVGKHIIDHCICGLLKNKTRMLATHQLSMLQYADRVIFLDNTGKTYSGSVDYLKETVPEFNNLLTYGHQSESDDDIPAEEEEEEAKEHVDKEALEIKKIASKDPKTLSEDEKKKLGVLMQAEEKASDAVPLKTYMAFFKLGGGSISYAILPLLLSAMILSTFCQLFTNTWLSFWTGNKFPGRTEPFYIGIFVMFGILSAVFSFLFFFAITHIINLTSLTLHVQGVNRVLHAPMSFFDTSPLGRILNRFTKDTDTVDNEMSDQSRLLLMSVSSVGGAFILVIIYLPYFAIALVGLMFFFFAAAKFYRASAREIKRMESLGRSVLFSHFGETLSGTSTIKAYNNQEIFIRKSEKAIDKMNAPYYLTIANQRWLALRLDLVGAGLTLVTTMLCVTGQFSISPSSVGLVLSSLLQTINMMSMIVRQLASVENNMNSVERVHHYAYELPTEAPFHIEATRPDPSWPKEGRIDFKNMTMAYQPGLPPVLKNINLNINGGEKIGICGRTGAGKSTIMVALYRLAEMSGGSIDIDGVDISTLGLNELRMKLSIIPQDPVLFQGTIRSNIDPFGTCTDVELWDALRRSWLVESKDLELLKQGSLSMDKVKFHLDSVVDDEGTNFSLGERQLLALARALVRKSQILILDEATSSVDFQTDHRIQTTIVNEFSHCTILCIAHRLNTILAYDRILVLEQGEVAEFDDPVTLMNIKGGAFQSMCERSGISMDDVLEQQAARKNQQ from the coding sequence ATGCCATTACCTAGGTTTTCCGTGCTGAGAGCGCTAAATAGCACATTTTTCTACCAGTGGTGGTCAGCCGGTGCGTTTAAAATTATCAGTGATTGTGCCCAGGCATTCACACCACTGTTGAGTAAGAAGTTGATTGCATTTACAATGGTTAGAGAGGTGGACTCGTCGGTGTCTGTTGGTAAGGGTGTCGGTTATGCAATTGGCATTGTTTTGTTATTCATGGTTAactcattttttttaaatgTCTTCTTTTTCCGAGCTATGATGACCGGAGCCCAAGCAAGGTCTGTGTTGAGTCAGGCTATTTATGAAAAGTCGCTGCGTTTGTCTGGAAAGGCTCGTATTCACTATACCAACGGTATTCTTACTAATTTAATGTCTACCGATTGTCACCGTATCGATTTTGCCTTACAATGGTTACACTTTGCTTGGACATTCCCAGTATCTATTGTAATTTGTATTGTCATTGTATTGACTAATAttggtgcttctggtcTTGTTGGTTTCGCTCTGCTGTTTGTATGTTTCTTCATTGTCACTTATATGGCACAGGTATTGGGTAAGATCCGTAAGAAGGTCAATAAGATCACTGATACCAGAGTTTCCATTATGAGAGAGATTCTGCAGGCCATGAAGATTATTAAGTTCTATTCTTGGGAAGAAGCATATGAGGAAAAGGTTGCTGAGGTTCGTCGGGATGAAATGCACCGTATCAAAATCATGCACACTGCCAGAAACTTGTTGAACGCTTTGTTTGTGTCTGCTCCTACCTTGGCAGGTTTGGTCTCGTTTGTCACCTTGTCCAGTACCGGTGGTCACTTGAACCCAGCCGCTGTGTTTTCCAGTTTGACTACATTCAATATCACCCGTATGCCTCTTATGTTCTTGCCTCTGGCTATTATGGCTGGTTATGATTCGTTCTTGGCTGTTAATCGTATTCAGGATCTGTTATCTGCAGGTGAAGCCGAATTCTACATCGAATATAACGTCGATCAAGATGATGCTATTGCCGTCAAGAACGGTAGTTTTATCTGGGAAAAGGACGATGCTAAAAAAGAAGGCGATGATTCGGAATCTGATGGAGACTCTACTTCAGCTGACAAGTATCACGCCAAGAGCCAACCTTCAAAAgctgatgaggatgagaCAAATGCCCTTACTCCTGCCGAGTCGATTAATGCGCAAGCTCGCAGTGTTCAAGATGTTCCGGCTCCTGGCGTTGTTGAACCCATTGACCATCTAACCGAATCTGCGAATGCCGTTTCTGATTCGGAAGTTGAGCAGTTTAACGGTTTCTCCGGACTTGACTTGACTGTCGCTAATGGCGAATTTGTAATTGTCACTGGTACTATTGGTTCGGGTAAATCCTCGCTATtagctgctattgctggtggtatgCGCAAGCTGGATGGATCGGTTACTTTGAATGGCCAGCTGGCTTTCTGTGGCCAACAATGGGTACAAAATGCCACAGTCCGCGATAACATTACTTTCGGTAAACCATTTGACGAAGAATGGTACAAGGAGGTCATTTACGCGTGTTCTTTGAACAGGGATCTAGAGATCTTGCCAGCTGGAGACCAAACAGAGGTCGGTGAAAGAGGTATTACCATTTCAGGTGGTCAAAAGGCCCGTATTAACTTGGCCAGAGCTGTTTACTGGAATGCcgatattattttgctaGATGATGTTCTCAGTGCTGTCGATGCTCACGTTGGTAAGCACATTATTGATCACTGTATCTGCGGTCTGCTCAAAAACAAGACCAGAATGCTCGCTACCCACCAACTGTCAATGTTGCAATATGCTGATCGAGTGATTTTCCTCGACAACACTGGTAAGACTTACAGCGGTTCTGTTGACTACTTGAAGGAAACTGTCCCAGAATTCAACAACCTTCTTACTTATGGTCACCAGTCAGAATCTGACGATGATATTCctgctgaagaggaagaggaagaggccAAGGAGCATGTCGACAAGGAAGCACtcgaaatcaagaagattgcCTCTAAAGATCCCAAGACCCTTAGCGAagatgaaaagaagaagctgggTGTTTTGATGCAAGCTGAGGAAAAAGCTTCTGACGCTGTTCCTTTGAAGACATACATGGCGTTTTTCAAGCTTGGTGGTGGTTCCATTTCATATGCTATTTTACCTCTGCTTCTTAGTGCCATGATTTTGTCTACCTTCTGTCAACTCTTCACCAACACATGGCTTTCTTTCTGGACTGGTAACAAGTTCCCTGGTAGAACTGAACCATTCTATATTGGAATCTTTGTTATGTTTGGTATTCTCAGTGCTGTATTCTcgttcttgttcttctttgcCATTACTCACATTATCAATTTGACCAGTTTGACCTTACATGTACAAGGTGTAAACCGAGTTCTTCACGCTCCCATGTCATTCTTCGATACTTCACCGCTGGGCCGTATTCTCAACAGATTCACAAAGGATACTGACACTGTCGACAACGAAATGAGTGATCAATCGCGTCTTTTGCTCATGTCAGTTTCCagtgttggtggtgctttTATCCTTGTTATTATCTACTTGCCATACTTTGCCATTGCCCTTGTCGGTTTgatgttcttcttctttgctgctgccaagttTTACAGAGCGTCTGCACGTGAAATCAAGCGTATGGAGTCGTTGGGCAGATCTGTCTTGTTCAGTCACTTTGGTGAGACTCTCAGTGGAACTTCAACTATCAAGGCTTACAACAACCAAGAAATATTCATTAGGAAGAGTGAAAAGGCTATTGATAAGATGAATGCTCCTTATTACCTTACTATTGCTAATCAACGTTGGTTGGCATTGAGACTCGATTTggttggtgctggtctGACTCTTGTTACTACAATGCTTTGTGTTACTGGTCAGTTCTCGATTAGTCCTTCCTCAGTTGGTTTGGTGCTTTCATCGCTCTTGCAGACTATTAACATGATGTCTATGATTGTTCGTCAATTAGCATCGGTAGAGAACAACATGAACTCTGTCGAGCGTGTCCACCACTATGCTTACGAACTTCCCACTGAAGCGCCTTTCCATATCGAAGCTACCAGACCCGACCCCAGCTGGCCCAAGGAGGGTAGAATCGATTTCAAGAACATGACCATGGCTTACCAACCAGGACTGCCTCCTGTGTTGAAGAATATCAACCTCAACATCAATGGTGGTGAGAAAATTGGTATCTGCGGTcgtactggtgctggtaagaGTACCATTATGGTTGCTCTGTATAGGTTGGCAGAAATGAGCGGTGGATCCATTGACATCGACGGCGTGGATATCAGCACCCTTGGTCTCAACGAGCTTCGTATGAAGCTATCTATTATCCCACAAGATCCAGTGCTCTTCCAAGGAACCATCCGATCGAATATTGATCCTTTTGGAACATGCACGGATGTCGAGCTCTGGGATGCTCTTCGAAGATCTTGGTTGGTTGAGAGCAAGGATCTCGAGCTTCTTAAACAGGGTAGCTTGAGTATGGACAAGGTCAAGTTCCATCTCGATAGTGTTGTAGACGATGAAGGTACCAACTTTAGTTTGGGTGAACGCCAACTACTGGCTCTTGCTCGTGCCTTGGTCCGTAAATCTCAAATTCTCATTTTAGATGAGGCCACATCCTCAGTTGACTTCCAGACTGATCACAGAATTCAGACAACTATTGTCAACGAATTCAGCCATTGTACTATTCTTTGCATTGCCCATCGTCTAAACACCATCTTAGCCTATGATAGAATCCTCGTTCTGGAACAAGGAGAGGTTGCTGAGTTCGATGACCCAGTCACTCTCATGAACATCAAAGGTGGCGCATTCCAATCCATGTGTGAGAGATCTGGAATCTCTATGGACGACGTCTTGGAGCAACAGGCTGCAAGAAAGAaccaacaataa
- a CDS encoding CBS/PB1 domain-containing protein (Neurospora crassa e-Compendium ncu10311.3), producing MPAPVNTPAKKGGSTSASSVVSASSTAITSPMPSQDPLTERRKRQTKRDEAIRKKLETEINKRRNQVGKTRAPRRRPAGSVLALKPSPPLTMKFSTSIHEAAQFMSAKRENCVLVLDDDESICGIFTAKDLAFKVVGSGLDAKSMTIENIMTKNPLCANTDTSATDALNLMVSRGFRHLPVMDENHDIAGVLDITKCFFEAMEKLERAYQSSRKLHDALEGVQSELGSSQPAQIISYVEALKQQTEGPDLESILSTSASPVFVDVKTNVSEAAALMKENHTTAVLVTDQNSITGIFTSKDVVLRVIAAGLDPKTCSVVRVMTPQPDFAPKSMTIQAALRKMHEGHYLNLPVMGDDNEVVGIVDVLKLTYATLEQINNMNGVGNDGSEGPAWNRFWMSLDNDSESVHSDSHSNRPITPMSSRRSGQFPELDESLPPSSPPEVSQSELAQFNIAELGPNDSISRLGASRQQSGLADEDLLLAPFPFKFKSPSGRVHRVTISADSGISYLRQAIIDKFNASEIESLGGAGLVEDDKLVEVGFAVSYIDDEGDAVAITTTQDLVDAINISRICGFDKADLYVHHPDTQVEPTKSTAKSSRRSLGATPEDGDVLDETTPLRRKEKTPIATSTEVIPGVPNELLLPGAIVTLAVSIVLVFSFARR from the coding sequence ATGCCTGCTCCAGTAAATACCCCTGCCAAAAAAGGTGGAAGTACTTCTGCTAGTTCTGTTGTTAGTGCCAGTTCTACAGCCATTACTTCCCCTATGCCTTCACAAGATCCATTGACTGAACGCCGGAAGCGTCAAACCAAACGTGATGAAGCGATCAGAAAGAAATTAGAGACCGAGATCAATAAACGCCGTAATCAGGTTGGCAAAACTCGTGCTCCTAGACGCCGTCCTGCCGGCAGCGTATTAGCGCTTAAACCATCTCCTCCATTGACTATGAAATTTTCCACCTCTATCCACGAAGCTGCTCAGTTCATGTCTGCTAAACGAGAGAACTGTGTGTTGGTTctagatgacgatgagaGCATCTGTGGTATTTTCACCGCCAAGGATCTGGCTTTTAAAGTTGTCGGATCTGGCTTGGATGCCAAATCTATGACTATTGAGAACATCATGACCAAAAATCCACTCTGTGCTAATACCGACACTTCGGCGACTGATGCTCTCAACTTGATGGTGAGTCGTGGATTCCGCCACTTGCCAGTAATGGACGAGAACCATGACATTGCTGGTGTTCTTGATATTACCAAATGTTTCTTCGAAGCCATGGAAAAGCTAGAACGGGCATATCAATCATCTAGAAAACTGCATGATGCTTTGGAAGGTGTCCAATCCGAGCTCGGATCATCTCAACCAGCACAGATTATCAGCTACGTTGAGGCActgaagcagcagacaGAGGGCCCTGATCTTGAGTCCATTTTGTCGACAAGCGCTTCGCCAgtgtttgttgatgttaAGACCAATGTTTCTGAGGCTGCCGCATTGATGAAGGAGAACCATACCACTGCTGTACTCGTTACAGATCAAAACAGTATCACTGGTATCTTCACAAGTAAGGACGTTGTTCTCCGAgtcattgctgctggtttggatCCTAAAACCTGCAGTGTTGTTCGAGTAATGACCCCTCAACCTGACTTTGCACCCAAGTCGATGACCATTCAGGCCGCTCTCCGTAAAATGCACGAGGGTCACTACTTGAATTTGCCCGTGATGGGTGATGATAACGAGGTCGTTGGCATCGTGGATGTTTTGAAGCTGACTTATGCTACTTTGGAGcaaattaataatatgaATGGTGTGGGAAATGATGGATCGGAGGGCCCTGCCTGGAATAGATTTTGGATGTCTTTGGATAACGACAGTGAATCTGTCCATTCCGATAGCCATAGCAATCGCCCCATAACCCCCATGTCTAGCCGAAGATCTGGTCAGTTCCCTGAATTAGACGAATCGCTACCTCCTTCCTCGCCACCTGAAGTATCTCAATCGGAATTAGCCCAATTCAATATTGCAGAGTTGGGTCCCAACGACTCTATTTCTCGTTTGGGTGCCTCGCGACAACAAAGTGGACTGGCCGATGAAGATTTATTGTTGGCTCCCTTCCCATTCAAGTTCAAATCTCCCAGTGGTAGAGTACATCGAGTTACAATATCCGCTGATAGCGGGATTTCATATTTGCGCCAGGCTATCATAGATAAGTTCAATGCTAGCGAAATTGAGTCTCTCGGAGGGGCAGGTTTAGTAGAAGATGACAAGCTTGTTGAAGTTGGTTTTGCTGTCAGCTatattgatgatgagggAGATGCTGTAGCTATTACCACTACTCAAGATTTAGTCGACGCTATCAACATTTCCCGGATATGTGGATTCGATAAAGCTGACCTCTATGTTCACCACCCCGACACCCAAGTCGAGCCAACTAAAAGCACCGCGAAGTCGTCGAGACGGTCACTTGGAGCGACGCCAGAAGATGGCGACGTCCTTGATGAGACTACACCTCTCCGACGAAAGGAGAAAACCCCAATTGCTACATCTACCGAGGTTATTCCTGGCGTTCCCAACGAGCTGCTTTTACCTGGTGCCATTGTCACACTGGCTGTCTCAATCGTACTGGTATTCTCATTCGCCAGACGATAA
- the FRE5 gene encoding Fre5p (Putative ferric reductase with similarity to Fre2p; expression induced by low iron levels; the authentic, non-tagged protein is detected in highly purified mitochondria in high-throughput studies; GO_component: GO:0016021 - integral component of membrane [Evidence IEA]; GO_component: GO:0016021 - integral component of membrane [Evidence ISM] [PMID 12192589]; GO_component: GO:0016020 - membrane [Evidence IEA]; GO_component: GO:0005739 - mitochondrion [Evidence IDA] [PMID 14576278]; GO_component: GO:0005739 - mitochondrion [Evidence IDA] [PMID 16823961]; GO_component: GO:0005886 - plasma membrane [Evidence IEA,IEA]; GO_function: GO:0052851 - ferric-chelate reductase (NADPH) activity [Evidence IEA]; GO_function: GO:0000293 - ferric-chelate reductase activity [Evidence ISA] [PMID 9726978]; GO_function: GO:0046872 - metal ion binding [Evidence IEA]; GO_function: GO:0016491 - oxidoreductase activity [Evidence IEA,IEA]; GO_process: GO:0008150 - biological_process [Evidence ND]; GO_process: GO:0006811 - ion transport [Evidence IEA]; GO_process: GO:0055114 - oxidation-reduction process [Evidence IEA,IEA]), producing the protein MFPRSKSKWKPKPGGYIFMYVLRYDLFWQSHPFTIADFDDEHLIVYAAVKQGITAVLKNAIEAQSEKECTTPVLLEGQYGSRLRLGSYATVVYIAGGLGITALSQTILSNTEQKQSKLIWVITDKYPLEWFSEQLRKIKDLGTLTQIDIYYTRTHGESVKVPNSSPANSSTKTLYGTCASSQCNKEVSAITALNFHYYKPELRLLVSNEMIKEDAGTIAFVTCGPGSMSDGVRVAVSDQLLNSVARVDYFEENYSW; encoded by the coding sequence ATGTTTCCGCGAAGTAAATCAAAGTGGAAGCCAAAACCTGGAGGTTATATCTTTATGTATGTCTTGCGATATGATTTGTTCTGGCAATCTCATCCGTTTACAATTGCTGACTTCGACGATGAACACCTCATTGTATACGCTGCTGTGAAACAAGGAATTACTGCTGTTCTTAAAAATGCTATTGAAGCTCAGTCTGAGAAAGAGTGTACTACTCCAGTACTTCTTGAAGGTCAGTACGGTAGCCGGCTACGATTGGGCAGCTACGCCACGGTCGTGTACATAGCTGGCGGGCTAGGCATTACTGCATTAAGTCAAACAATATTGTCGAATACGGAGCAGAAACAATCAAAGCTTATCTGGGTCATCACAGACAAATATCCCTTAGAGTGGTTCTCTGAACAATTGAGGAAAATTAAAGATCTAGGTACTTTAACCCAAATAGATATCTACTATACCAGAACACACGGCGAAAGCGTCAAAGTACCCAACAGTAGTCCAGCCAATTCCTCAACTAAAACTCTTTATGGGACTTGTGCAAGCTCACAGTGCAACAAGGAGGTGTCTGCTATAACCGCACTCAATTTTCATTATTATAAACCCGAACTGAGGCTTCTAGTGTCGAACGAAATGATAAAAGAGGATGCAGGTACAATTGCATTTGTCACATGCGGTCCAGGGTCGATGTCAGACGGCGTCCGAGTGGCAGTTTCTGATCAACTTCTTAATTCAGTTGCTCGAgttgattattttgaaGAGAATTATTCTTGGTAG
- the FMS1 gene encoding polyamine oxidase (Polyamine oxidase; converts spermine to spermidine, which is required for the essential hypusination modification of translation factor eIF-5A; also involved in pantothenic acid biosynthesis; GO_component: GO:0005737 - cytoplasm [Evidence IDA] [PMID 11914276]; GO_function: GO:0052904 - N1-acetylspermidine:oxygen oxidoreductase (3-acetamidopropanal-forming) activity [Evidence IEA]; GO_function: GO:0052903 - N1-acetylspermine:oxygen oxidoreductase (3-acetamidopropanal-forming) activity [Evidence IEA]; GO_function: GO:0016491 - oxidoreductase activity [Evidence IEA,IEA]; GO_function: GO:0046592 - polyamine oxidase activity [Evidence IMP] [PMID 11154694]; GO_function: GO:0046592 - polyamine oxidase activity [Evidence IDA] [PMID 21067138]; GO_function: GO:0052902 - spermidine:oxygen oxidoreductase (3-aminopropanal-forming) activity [Evidence IEA]; GO_function: GO:0052901 - spermine:oxygen oxidoreductase (spermidine-forming) activity [Evidence IEA]; GO_process: GO:0055114 - oxidation-reduction process [Evidence IEA,IEA]; GO_process: GO:0015940 - pantothenate biosynthetic process [Evidence IMP] [PMID 11154694]; GO_process: GO:0006598 - polyamine catabolic process [Evidence IGI,IMP] [PMID 12586697]) — MVAKELDVIVVGAGIGGIAAASELAKNGLKVVVLEARDRLGGRLFTDRKSGSKPYELGCSWLHESVDNPLLKIALDNDIKVTYDDGSIAFYDKNGPLDGSKELGPAASDFNAFASIYFADHSEDISYGELINLFIKQHPTLTQVQKEEVPALLEFPQVGKGLESSQLSGKLAFNGGGKGRDLAVPGGYDAIYNAIKKPIGDENIILNSPVESVETDNEKGTVRVHTAGGDVYTAKYAIITAPLGVLKHNDIKFIPQLPTSLTQAIESGAVGNTGKVYFEFDEVFWPADVDKILFAGEPIPVVISNWYKYNGEKKHPGLYLITPPPLTAKLEQDHTLAFDALKPVLEALRTDKSKPVPTPTKVTTSKWSVDPYSRGSYATYTVGYDLDKAVGAFETGAGHVRFAGEHTILRGASFTHGAYRSGLREAAFILKQLKSRL, encoded by the coding sequence ATGGTTGCTAAAGAATTAGACGTCATTGTAGTTGGTGCCGGTATTGGTggaattgctgctgccagtgaATTGGCTAAAAATGGGCTGAAAGTAGTTGTTCTTGAAGCTCGGGATCGTCTTGGTGGAAGATTGTTCACTGATCGAAAGTCAGGATCCAAACCATATGAGCTCGGTTGTAGCTGGCTCCATGAATCCGTTGACAACCCATTATTAAAAATTGCTTTGGATAATGATATTAAGGTTACTTATGATGATGGAAGTATTGCTTTCTACGACAAGAATGGACCATTGGATGGCTCTAAAGAGCTGGgtcctgctgctagtgATTTCAATGCATTTGCCAGTATTTACTTTGCTGACCACAGCGAGGATATCTCTTATGGAGAGCTTATTAACTTATTCATCAAACAGCATCCCACACTTACACAGGTCCAGAAGGAAGAAGTTCCTGCATTACTTGAGTTTCCTCAAGTCGGCAAGGGACTTGAATCAAGTCAATTGTCTGGTAAACTGGCCTTTAATGGAGGCGGCAAGGGCAGAGATCTTGCTGTTCCAGGTGGATATGATGCCATCTACAATGCTATAAAGAAACCTATTGGCGATGAAAATATCATCCTGAACTCACCAGTTGAATCTGTAGAGACTGACAATGAAAAAGGTACCGTCAGAGTTCATACTGCTGGTGGAGATGTGTACACTGCCAAATATGCTATAATCACTGCTCCATTGGGAGTTCTCAAGCACAATGATATCAAGTTCATTCCTCAGTTGCCAACCTCCCTGACTCAGGCAATTGAATCTGGAGCTGTTGGTAACACCGGTAAGGTGTACTTTGAATTTGACGAAGTATTCTGGCCAGCAGATGTCGACAAGATCTTATTCGCTGGAGAACCCATTCCAGTTGTCATCTCCAATtggtataaatataatggAGAGAAGAAGCATCCTGGTTTGTATCTTATAACACCTCCTCCTCTGACCGCCAAGCTTGAGCAAGACCACACTCTCGCATTTGATGCTCTCAAACCAGTTTTGGAAGCTCTTCGAACAGATAAATCCAAGCCTGTTCCTACCCCGACAAAAGTAACCACTTCCAAATGGTCTGTGGATCCATATTCTCGTGGCTCATATGCCACCTATACAGTGGGCTATGATCTTGACAAGGCTGTTGGTGCATTTGAAACTGGCGCAGGTCACGTTCGTTTCGCTGGCGAGCATACCATCTTAAGAGGAGCTAGTTTTACACACGGAGCTTATCGTAGTGGTCTTCGTGAAGCTGCTTTTATTCTTAAACAGCTGAAGAGTAGACTTTAG